From the genome of Seriola aureovittata isolate HTS-2021-v1 ecotype China chromosome 6, ASM2101889v1, whole genome shotgun sequence, one region includes:
- the cep350 gene encoding centrosome-associated protein 350 isoform X1 — translation MGEMRSSRRTEVSLKSSAQQLTDHNIGTELTTAWKSLAQSKAALRHIENRLEAVPGTGVILDSVMDPQKEKSSRVVRCRDGQQADDNGGSSKRRGRSQQSPEKSSSRSPLRNTTQDSNVRRNNSVEFREPLASYREATPPPHPSSQLDAYSLQSVPGSSYPSSPLPSDPLLSQLVYQRDTRDKQTDRDLDSTHSSALEGTEVRYLNDQPALDTMRTIGNQSYLTGVRANLREGAEEESTPKAQPGMDSQDSSPWLAPAPGSLRRGESTPSTSPGSASQRLENLRRHQPDDKLEKLKERIRRQRQHLEEAAEREKLMGFLEQPITAAVGSNNAGTSNMPTAKVRKVAAAPPAPIYKGFNSTETKIRTPDGKVWKEEEFHNLSREIYRDLSRQFAESTRSRHQQQREQRADRSKERRPPKPVRKVHRAAPASDLNAKPAISPASWRDGQKLVKMVLGPVPKLPREEDRPHPVDGLSRTASRQRSSSDPRSQSNRRSRPNSTERPHSGSKSHSTTTSSHLSAAQDKVPVGVSADLLSADIQGILDDLQLECKAAEREERARQRSRGGISGKRGRGGSGSRTRTPVSAWGTTVTTGASSRGCRSASPTTHRPEAANMADAGCKKRHYDADTVRQYIVRQQEERKRRQAEEKRSLREETERRNQRLQELYKKQREVAKIVAIPCEAPVAPVQKRLQETYNKLLLEETRLGEEATQIHPAAPSSQMRPMYQPSGESDKENKRLDAPQSPSSSDRSLNDQPPPPLSRNDLDVGVASFLQPDRLSPSVRPTPGPSSSMLAPFGDHLLSQLLRLETAVAAGNMKNTQRPATAPANRSHSKMSRIEALKATAASLSSRIESEARKLAGEGMNYGTATSMDVDTILAPRPSMANLDDRCWAQTAAMENDDVASRIQRILTSTGHSSYDIKALPGAGNLHTLRGQKETSGTHTNLINPQTISSEVTGPILNSYTQERRNLVSGLENVDIMDKMAQGRGYDREGNQTDLHDSSAGSISEGPLLSEGSFSEDEASPPHPSCNRVPRPANRLEGADYCASERRDYQRLSEFQREAARCSALSSPFAQHGSSKAAWEELNKGSPLSVINIFTKNLHGHVQVNERNSPSAQSWHSGNGPGDAVYEDDFVSSHSSRATSQLRRGSNSPSVTNHFEELMRRSPYEKSTGGVSSHHSSFHSSVHSPHLSSGSPSGSSPLSKHSTRKRGTASDQSDATLVEEHRRSCSPPSEALSSNSRKRGSDKSSAHSQAKSVHSSDTLGETSVQSHQSLGLDGKRSSATRPKHASPSCSPDPGSPPGADSSSEPVRGGSLGANNMNTGTTARSGRVETRTTGELQYSPAVLQQRMAAELQYLESVEESVRQLGDMERVMGVSMAQQESASLAQMLKAKQQRHERDLYELKIKAEREALETKLQLEENRQRVARAHIDLQESLAVTQRETLEGLQEATTKMMSQQAEAARYTADTARHIKEMTDLARSQIAGALVVPPVATDSSMLDQREEQESSYTRQQHDQADSDSFHSEVSSRRARPEEPLSSLNSLSHSDSLSFRRPNLSGADSSSLHSPSHVSSDQRDRTEKEGEEVKWRKGGAEGRTEREAGNSSIEEEVPTAANDSLCSDSIPSVVDEKGDSTSVATEYSLKFDESMTEDEIEERSFRSLLPSEAHRRGTMEKKSRNHDESEDDGASHNTTLVSGTHNIFKSQDANMAFSGGQDSFSQFTMDMVRQYMKDEEVRLQHQSSLLRLRQKALKEKTRTELAWLEHQKKRLRDKGEDDKMPPIRKKQRGLLMKLQQEQAEIKRLQEANKAARKERQLLLKQQEEIERMRNSTLRLKERLKCAGGETPPETPVSETPVSEPASPNIRLAVDNRSPSPSLSISGSETSSIMQKLKKMRTQMDEKHCSPVHYFLSVFTAHHWASLSVCLPNLHPKFQLFIYNQLVRFLTKREQQLMQRRRHAEELLQWKQRLDQEEAEVRRMEKEALAVWDRQTPRDKDDDVSESQKNEISDISPSHHQNSEPRTDSEKEYVSEGDCSSATPESSIHTEGLGSQQPGSLSSAQPVSVPETPLASVQSSPANYTQDFASASPSPSRQSAQSSIFKGSHSPAASPSDGSSKTKMQLRSSSRTTNQARTQPTEPMATQTEPISDQSDIESRIKALKEELRKRKFMAYQLKKEQRKRHKERLKAKEASLLKQLETYNNFIEKTKAELNKEPDSTLDTQSEIKDSTSVADQSSIKPPTHRSETSQVYDSERTPIDASLDLNALPQVDHSRSTSVPEELSDEDPPTVTPTPVYGSPECPTSGLRSQQSTVDLLRPSSKETKTLIIESVDENIVSDQRSEIQEELEVEVSSRLDQYTERLLKLETEDRPDSLEKLFTSKHVSSSVSEEHRYSPSQAEDVGKPATQSHSAPPHPSYSSSTSDPSGFPDSVTFPSKKEAPTKDAEAPSPLADGYHDDFESSLDSSPREQHHSSKPDSQISGSPIEIKGSEMDSPSRASSYDSQDEEVDEEIAEELSHHSGTSEPSQQSGRLLDLHKQTEEDSKHDDKSINFSHSPPISPLQTTLSPVIDEMQSFNIGDRVLVGSVQPGTLRFKGPTSFANGFWAGVELDKSEGSNNGTYDGVVYFECDECHGIFAPPDKITHLPDKFEIYTDTTEDEDSFFDDLSDKGGNKHKTDEDKNNQKQGNIESKSEQTSQKDIGSEDKKVTDDTLHKNQTSLKARSHLNSQHHKESKHPISNGNSRDIILEFEDAPTTLLISDMDNIGLGKQSEKEITTFVEREDMDSQHQFPPADLSTDIRDVNEEKKDTDLLDTFADKLFKNFVKDTVKQFAEIKKAKEQKIEAANQMNGDLFGENVEEEWLSSVEQKDGLPFFLPVEKEELSSPELCNRPESPVLGASGQEELAKRLAELELSRELLDELGDDQDWFDEDFGLSSRREQQRLKQKQREEEEEVRLGGGLRRSCSLAGAPMGGLVSSPGGEQQVKTPPRPELPLPLPPKLPEQPAMVVPHSATEVEKMVHAATQEIWESYGLGKEGAVTLAHLPNPKPSQEYLGKEANSQDQEALSICSYRKGVYDLTWEIIQEIYAEDPNIDQPQWVKARRVKASIFHRVKTPGDITKIQEFIAAEVLKLYGLTNNHSQKTDWQKMLKFGRKKRDRVDHILVQELHEEEAQWVNYDEDELFVKMQLADSIFDALLKDTTNVLTLIYDKRAKRDTLS, via the exons AGAGGCTACCCCTCCACCACATCCATCCTCTCAGCTGGATGCCTACAGCCTGCAGTCAGTGCCAGGGTCTTCGTACCCATCGTCTCCACTTCCCTCAGATCCTCTGCTCAGCCAGCTGGTCTACCAGAGGGACACCAGggacaagcagacagacagagacctgGACAGCACACACTCCTCGGCTCTGGAGGGCACAGAGGTCCGCTACCTCAATGACCAGCCAGCCCTGGACACCATGAGGACCATTGGAAATCAATCATATCTCACAGGTGTAAGAGCCAATTTAAGGGAGGGGGCTGAGGAGGAAAGCACTCCCAAAGCACAACCTGGTATGGACAGCCAAGATTCAAGCCCATGGCTAGCTCCAGCCCCAGGCTCCTTACGCCGCGGGGAGAGCACTCCCTCCACCAGCCCTGGCTCAGCCTCCCAGCGCTTGGAGAATCTAAGGCGACATCAGCCTGATGATAAACTGGAGAAGCTCAAAGAGCGTATTCGAAGGCAGAGACAACATCTggaggaggctgcagagagagagaagctaatGGGTTTTCTGGAACAGCCTATTACGGCAGCTGTGGGGAGTAACAATGCTGGTACCAGCAACATGCCCACAGCCAAAGTACGGAAAGTTGCAGCTGCGCCACCTGCTCCTATTTACAAAG GTTTCAACAGTACTGAGACAAAGATCCGGACACCTGATGGGAAAGTTTGGAAAGAGGAGGAGTTTCATAACCTCAGCAGAGAAATATACAGAGACCTGTCACGTCAGTTTGCTG AGAGCACCAGATCCAggcatcagcagcagagggaacAGAGAGCAGACAGGTCCAAAGAGAGGAGGCCTCCCAAACCAGTCAGGAAGGTCCACAGAGCTGCCCCTGCCTCCGACCTAAATGCAAAACCAG CGATTAGCCCTGCATCGTGGCGGGACGGCCAGAAGCTTGTAAAGATGGTACTGGGTCCAGTTCCCAAGCTGCCCCGGGAGGAGGACAGGCCCCATCCAGTTGACGGACTGAGCAGAACAG CTTCCCGCCAACGCTCCAGTTCAGACCCACGCTCACAATCAAACCGACGATCTCGTCCTAACAGCACAGAAAGGCCTCACAGTGGTTCTAAAAGCCACTCCACAACCACGTCTTCCCACTTGTCTGCAGCTCAGGACAAGGTGCCAGTGGGTGTAAGTGCAGACCTGTTGTCAGCAGACATTCAGGGGATTCTTGATGACCTTCAGCTGGAGTGTAAAGCAgctgagagggaggagagggctCGACAAAGGTCCCGGGGTGGTATCagtggaaagagaggaagagggggatcAGGGTCACGAACTAGGACGCCAGTGTCTGCTTGGGGAACTACTGTGACTACAGGTGCTTCCTCAAGAGGATGCCGCAGCGCCAGCCCCACTACACACAGACCAGAGGCTGCCAACATGGCTGACGCAGGGTGCAAAAAGCGACACTATGACGCAGATACCGTTCGCCAGTACATTGTGCGGcaacaagaggagagaaaaaggcgtcaggcagaggagaagaggtCACTGAGggaggagacggagaggagAAACCAGAGACTGCAGGAGCTCTACAAGAAGCAAAGAGAAGTTGCTAAAATAGTGGCCATTCCCTGCGAGGCACCTGTTGCCCCTGTGCAAAAGCGACTACAGGAGACCTacaacaaactgctgctggaggagaccCGGCTGGGCGAGGAGGCCACACAGATACACCCTGCTGCTCCTTCTAGTCAAATG AGACCAATGTACCAGCCTTCTGGAGAGTCAgacaaagagaacaaaagacTAGATGCACCACAGAGCCCTTCGAGCAGTGATAGGTCTTTGAATGATCAGCCACCTCCTCCATTATCCag GAATGATCTGGATGTCGGagttgcttcttttcttcagCCTGACCGTCTGAGTCCCTCTGTTCGACCTACACCTGGCCCTAGCAGCAGTATGCTAGCTCCTTTTGGCGaccatcttctctctcagcttCTCAGGCTGGAGACAGCAGTGGCCGCTGGCAACATGAAGAACACCCAGCGGCCAGCTACAGCACCTGCCAACAGGTCACATTCCAAGATGTCCCGCATCGAGGCCCTCAAGGCCACAGCTGCATCCCTCTCCAGCCGTATAGAGAGTGAGGCACGGAAGCTTGCTGGGGAAGGGATGAACTATGGTACAGCAACTTCAATGGACGTGGATACTATTTTGGCTCCTCGGCCCTCTATGGCTAATCTTGATGATAGATGCTGGGCACAAACAGCTGCCATGGAAAATGATGATGTGGCATCAAGGATCCAGAGGATTTTGACTAGCACTGGTCATAGTTCATATGATATCAAAGCTCTTCCAGGAGCAGGCAATCTGCACACCCTCAGGGGACAGAAAGAAACGAGTGGTACACACACCAATTTGATCAATCCACAAACAATTTCTAGTGAAGTAACAGGGCCCATTCTCAACAGTTATACACAAGAAAGGAGGAATTTAGTCAGTGGCTTGGAGAATGTAGATATAATGGATAAAATGGCACAAGGGAGAGGCTATGACAGGGAGGGGAATCAGACAGATCTCCATGACTCAAGTGCCGGTTCTATCAGTGAGGGTCCCCTATTGAGTGAAGGGAGTTTTTCAGAGGATGAGGCAAGCCCTCCTCATCCCTCCTGCAATCGTGTACCGAGACCAGCAAATCGCCTGGAGGGAGCGGACTACTGTGCCAGTGAAAGAAGGGATTACCAGCGGCTGTCTGAGTTCCAGAGGGAGGCAGCAAGGTGCTCAGCCCTCAGCTCCCCATTTGCTCAGCATGGCAGCAGCAAAGCAGCCTGGGAAGAGCTGAATAAAGGAAGCCCTTTAAGTGTAATCAACATTTTCACTAAGAACCTTCATGGCCATGTTCAAG TGAATGAGAGGAACTCTCCTTCTGCCCAATCTTGGCACTCTGGAAATGGCCCTGGAGATGCAGTCTATGAAGATGACTTTGTGTCATCACATAGCAGCAGAGCCACTAGCCAACTGAGGAGAGGCTCCAATTCGCCcag TGTTACCAATCACTTTGAAGAGCTGATGAGGAGGTCTCCCTATGAGAAAAGCACAGGAGGCGTCAGTTCCCACCATTCATCCTTTCACTCATCTGTTCATTCACCACATCTTTCCTCTGGTTCACCATCAGGCTCCTCACCCCTCTCTAAGCACTCTACAAGAAAAAGAG GCACAGCTTCAGACCAGAGTGATGCCACCCTGGTGGAAGAGCATAGGCGCTCCTGCTCACCCCCCTCAGAGGCATTATCCTCTAATTCCAGGAAGAGAGGTTCAGACAAAAGCTCTGCCCACAGCCAGGCCAAGAGTGTCCACTCCAGTGACACTTTAGGAGAAACGTCAGTGCAATCTCACCAAAG TTTGGGACTGGATGGTAAGAGGTCTTCAGCGACCAGGCCCAAACACGCTTCTCCTTCATGCTCTCCAGACCCTGGTTCTCCTCCAGGAGCAGACTCTTCCAGTGAGCCTGTAAGAGGTGGCTCTCTGGGGGCAAATAACATGAACACAGGCACCACAGCTCGCAGTGGTAGAGTAGAGACCAGGACCACAG GTGAACTACAGTATTCACCTGCTGTCCTGCAGCAGCGTATGGCAGCAGAGCTCCAGTACTTGGAGTCTGTTGAAGAGTCAGTCCGACAACTGGGTGACATGGAGAGGGTGATGGGTGTGTCCATGGCTCAGCAGGAGAGCGCGTCATTGGCCCAAATGCTCAAG GCCAAGCAGCAGCGCCATGAGCGTGACCTCTATGAACTGAAGATCAAGGCTGAAAGAGAAGCCCTGGAGACAAAGCTACAGCTGGAGGAAAACCGACAGAGAGTGGCCAGG GCTCATATAGACCTGCAAGAAAGTTTGGCAGTGACTCAAAGAGAGACTTTGGAAGGCCTCCAGGAGGCAACTACTAAGATGATGAGTCAACAGGCTGAGGCAGCACGGTACACAGCCGACACTGCCCGACACATCAAGGAG ATGACAGACTTGGCGCGGTCGCAGATAGCAGGAGCTTTGGTTGTCCCCCCTGTTGCCACCGATTCTTCCATGTTGGACCAGCGGGAAGAACAGGAGAGCTCTTATACAAGGCAACAGCATGATCAGGCTGACTCTGACag CTTCCACAGTGAGGTGTCGAGCAGGAGGGCCAGGCCAGAGGAACCTCTGTCTTCGCTGAACAGCCTCAGTCACTCTGACTCTCTGTCCTTCAGAAGACCCAACCTCAG TGGAGCAGACTCTAGCAGCCTCCACAGCCCGTCGCACGTCTCCTCAGACCAGAGAGATCggacagaaaaagagggagaagaggtgaaatggaggaaggggggagctgaggggaggacagagagggaagcaGGCAACAGCTCCATAGAGGAGGAAGTTCCTACAGCAGCAAATGACTCCCTCTGCAGTGACAGCATCCCTTCTGTAGTGGATGAGAAAG GAGACAGTACGTCAGTGGCAACAGAGTACTCTCTCAAGTTTGATGAGTCCATGACGGAGGATGAGATAGAGGAGCGATCATTCCGCTCTCTGCTGCCGTCTGAGGCACACCGCCGCGGAACTATGGAGAAAAAGTCCCGCAACCACGACGAATCAGAGGATGATGGTGccagtcacaacacaacattgGTTTCAGGGACACACAATATCTTTAAG TCTCAAGATGCAAACATGGCGTTCTCTGGTGGACAGGACAGCTTTTCCCAGTTCACCATGGACATGGTGCGTCAATACATGAAGGATGAGGAAGTAAGACTGCAGCATCAGAGCTCTCTCCTGCGTCTTCGGCAGAAGGCTCTCAAAGAGAAGACGAGAACTGAGCTGGCCTGGCTAGAGCACCAGAAAAAGAGACTGAGGGACAAGGGAGAGGATGACAAAATGCCACCAATCAGGAAGAAGCAGAGGGGCCTTCTGATGAAACTACAGCAGGAGCAG GCTGAGATCAAACGACTTCAGGAGGCCAACAAAGCAGCAAGGAAGGAAAGGCAGCTGTTgctgaagcagcaggaggagattGAGCGGATGAGAAACTCTACACTCAGACTGAAGGAGCGTCTCAAGTGTGCCGGGGGTGAAACACCACCT GAGACTCCTGTGTCAGAAACACCAGTGTCAGAGCCAGCCTCCCCCAACATAAGGCTTGCTGTTGATAACCGCAGCCCCTCTCCTTCGCTCTCTATCTCTGGAAGCGAGACTAGCAGCATCATGCAGAAGCTTAAGAAGATGCGCACTCAAATGGATGAGAA ACACTGCTCTCCTGTCCActacttcctctctgtgttcacgGCCCACCACTGGGCCTCCCTCAGTGTCTGTCTTCCCAACCTCCACCCTAAATTCCAGCTCTTTATCTACAACCAGTTGGTCAG GTTCCTGACCAAGCgggagcagcagctgatgcaAAGGCGTCGCCAtgctgaggagctgctgcagtggaaacagcGGCTGGACCAAGAGGAGGCAGAGGTCCGTAGGATGGAGAAAGAGGCCCTGGCTGTCTGGGACCGGCAGACGCCTCGGGACAAGGATGATGACGTGTCAGAGAGTCAGAAAAACGAGATCTCTGACATTAGCCCAAGTCATCATCAAAACTCAGAACCCAGAACTGACAGTGAGAAAG AGTATGTCAGTGAGGGTGACTGCTCCTCAGCAACACCTGAGTCCAGTATACACACAGAGGGATTGGGGTCCCAGCAACCAGGAAGCCTCTCCTCAGCACAACCTGTGTCAGTCCCTGAAACACCTTTGGCCTCCGTCCAGAGCAGCCCTGCAAATTACACCCAAGACTTCGCTTCAGCTTCACCATCACCGAGCAGACAA TCTGCACAGTCTTCTATATTCAAAGGCAGCCACAGCCCTGCTGCCTCTCCTTcagatggcagcagcaaaaCCAAGATGCAGCTTCGCTCCTCCTCCCGGACCACTAACCAGGCCCGCACTCAGCCAACTGAACCTATGGCCACGCAGACTG AACCCATTTCAGACCAGAGTGACATAGAGTCTCGTATCAAGGCCCTGAAGGAAGAACTCAGAAAACGAAAGTTTATGGCCTACCAGCTGAAGaaagaacagaggaagaggcataAGGAGCGCCTGAAGGCAAAGGAGGCCAGCCTGTTGAAGCAGCTGgag acctATAACAACTTCATTGAGAAAACTAAGGCAGAACTGAACAAGGAACCAGACTCAACACTTGATACACAGTCCGAGATCAAGGATTCCACATCAGTCGCAGATCAGTCCAGTATTAAGCCACCTACTCACAG GTCTGAAACCAGTCAAGTCTATGACTCTGAAAGGACACCAATTGACGCTTCTTTGGACCTTA ATGCCCTTCCTCAAGTTGATCATAGTAGATCCACCTCGGTGCCTGAAGAATTATCTGATGAAGACCCACCAACTGTCACTCCGACCCCAGTGTATGGCAGCCCAGAGTGTCCAACCTCAGGATTGAGGAGCCAGCAGTCCACAGTGGATCTCTTAAGACCCTCCTCCAAGGAAACCAAGACACTGATTATTGAGTCTGTGGATGAGAACATTGTGTCCGATCAAAGATCTGAAATTCAGGAAGAGCTGGAGGTGGAAGTGAGCTCCAGGTTGGATCAATACACTGAACGTCTCCTCAAACTAGAAACGGAAGACAGACCAGACTCCTTGGAGAAGCTGTTTACATCTAAACATGTTTCCTCTTCTGTGAGTGAAGAACATCGATATTCTCCTTCTCAAGCAGAGGATGTGGGAAAACCTGCAACCCAGTCACATTCAGCTCCACCACATCCAAGCTACAGCTCATCAACAAGTGATCCCTCTGGCTTCCCTGACTCAGTCACCTTCCCTTCAAAGAAGGAGGCACCCACAAAGGATGCTGAAGCCCCTTCTCCCTTGGCAGATGGTTATCATGATGACTTTGAGTCATCACTTGATTCGTCACCCAGGGAGCAGCATCATAGTTCCAAGCCTGACTCTCAAATCTCAGGTTCCCCGATTGAAATCAAAGGTTCAGAAATGGACTCCCCTAGCAGAGCCTCATCATATGACAGCCAAGATGAGGAGGTAGACGAGGAAATAGCTGAGGAGCTGAGTCACCATTCTGGCACAAGTGAACCTAGCCAACAATCTGGAAGACTGCTAGATCTCCATAAGCAGACAGAAGAAGACTCCAAACATGACGATAAAAGCATTAATTTCAGCCACTCACCGCCCATCTCTCCTTTGCAGACAACTCTCTCTCCTGTTATCGATGAAATGCAAAGTTTTAACATTGGAGATCGGGTTCTTGTCGGAAGTGTTCAGCCTGGCACTCTGAGATTCAAAGGTCCAACCAGCTTTGCCAATGGCTTCTGGGCTGGTGTGGAGTTAGATAAGTCTGAAGGGAGCAACAATGGTACTTATGATGGAGTGGTATACTTTGAATGTGATGAGTGCCACGGTATCTTTGCTCCTCCAGACAAAATCACACACCTCCCAGATAAGTTTGAGATCTACACAGACACCACAGAGGATGAGGACTCATTCTTTGATGATCTGTCAGATAAAGGTGggaataaacataaaacagatgaggacaaaaacaatcaaaaacaagGAAATATTGAGAGTAAAAGTGAACAAACATCTCAGAAGGACATTGGGTCCGAAGATAAAAAGGTTACAGATGATACTCTTCACAAGAACCAGACCTCACTGAAGGCCAGATCCCACCTCAATTCACAGCATCACAAAGAATCTAAGCATCCCATTTCTAATGGCAACAGTCGGGACATAATATTGGAATTTGAAGATGCACCAACcactctcctcatctctgacATGGACAACATTGGCCTGGGGAAACAGAGTGAGAAGGAGATTACAACCTTTGTTGAGAGAGAAGATATGGACTCACAACACCAGTTTCCTCCTGCAGATCTTAGCACAGATATCAGGGATGTTaatgaggaaaagaaggacacaGATTTACTGGACACATTTGCAGACAAGCTCTTCAAAAACTTTGTGAAAGACACTGTGAAGCAGTTTGCTGAAATTAAAAAGGCTAAAGAGCAGAAGATAGAAGCTGCCAACCAAATGAATGGAGACTTGTTTGGTGAAAATGTTGAAGAGGAGTGGCTCTCTTCAGTGGAACAAAAAGATGGTCTACCTTTCTTCCTACCCGTAGAGAAAGAGGAGCTGTCTTCTCCAGAGCTGTGTAACCGACCG GAGAGTCCAGTTCTGGGGGCCAGCGGTCAAGAGGAGCTCGCCAAGCGACTAGCAGAGCTGGAACTGAGCCGTGAACTGCTGGATGAGCTGGGTGACGATCAGGACTGGTTTGATGAGGACTTTGGTCTCAGCTCCCGTAGGGAACAGCAGAGGcttaaacagaaacaaagagaggaagaggaagaggtgaggcTGGGAGGAGGGCTGAGGAGGTCTTGCTCATTAGCTGGAGCTCCTATGGGGGGGCTGGTCTCATCACCAGGTGGAGAACAACAGGTAAAGACTCCACCTAGACCTGAGCTACCTCTTCCCCTGCCTCCTAAACTACCTGAGCAGCCCGCCATGGTTGTGCCCCACTCGGCCACAGAGGTGGAGAAGATGGTCCACGCTGCTACTCAGGAGATCTGGGAGAGTTATGGTCTGGGGAAAGAGGGAGCAGTGACGCTTGCACATTTGCCAAACCCCAAACCTTCACAAGAGTACCTGGGTAAAGAAGCCAACAGCCAGGACCAGGAGGCCCTCTCCATTTGCAGCTACAGAAAG GGTGTGTATGACCTGACATGGGAGATTATTCAGGAGATCTATGCTGAAGATCCCAACATTGATCAGCCTCAGTGGGTCAAAGCACGGCGAGTCAAGGCCTCCATCTTCCACAGAGTAAAGACACCAGGAGACATCACCAAAATCCAG GAATTCATCGCTGCAGAAGTCCTGAAATTGTACGGTCTGACAAACAATCATAGCCAGAAGACTGACTGGCAGAAGATGCTCAAGTTTGGCAGAAAGAAACGGGACAGAGTCGATCACATACTG GTTCAGGAACTCCATGAGGAGGAGGCCCAGTGGGTCAACTACGACGAGGATGAGCTGTTTGTCAAGATGCAGCTGGCAGACAGCATCTTCGATGCGTTGCTGAAGGACACCACAAATGTGCTGACGCTAATCTATGACAAGAGGGCCAAAAGAGACACCCTCTCCTGA